The proteins below are encoded in one region of Asticcacaulis excentricus CB 48:
- a CDS encoding HAMP domain-containing sensor histidine kinase has translation MRLPPLPRCLTRLPIFTQVMGLCVFVLIISILINIALVVLMPPPKPSGYTLNEAARALSEGQVKLRNGRTLKTETLGSPPAFIREKPPHPFGENGFEQLMRQRLAQSLKVPESRVFIDGRPDFRRNRFGPDRMVFRPPDQGARGPGFQGVFVERAGRPSSQHPSGPPPDATPDGATLHRMREAFLINSLPPGFNEQITFPAFRAAMQLPDGRYRSLIPPRQFPEPWQVSLLLGFLLTAALIAPLAWLLSRRLTQPIAALAEGAAKLEFDRAAEPLKESGPAEVRRATQVLNAMQVRIRQHVESRTAVIAAIAHDLKTPLARLRLRIETLPAKERDKIAQDIAHMDSLIRSAMTFASADKMAQNVVRLDLSALAESLAEDMADLHNIETGPIEPGLTVMADSIAMKRILCNLFENAHRYAGGSRLSVQRDGDQVVVTLSDDGPGVPDEALEAVFEPFHRLESSRNRDTGGAGLGLSVARALAEAHQGTLTLRNRVTDGRVEGLDALLTLPLA, from the coding sequence GTGCGCCTTCCCCCCCTGCCGCGATGCCTGACCCGCCTGCCCATCTTCACGCAGGTGATGGGCTTGTGCGTTTTTGTGCTGATCATCTCTATCCTGATCAATATTGCCCTGGTGGTGCTGATGCCGCCGCCCAAACCCTCAGGCTATACATTGAACGAGGCGGCCAGGGCGCTGAGCGAGGGGCAGGTCAAGCTGCGCAATGGCCGCACGCTCAAAACCGAAACCCTCGGCTCCCCGCCCGCCTTTATCCGCGAAAAGCCGCCGCATCCTTTCGGTGAAAACGGCTTTGAACAATTGATGCGCCAGAGGCTGGCTCAATCCCTCAAGGTGCCGGAAAGCCGCGTGTTTATCGACGGTCGCCCGGACTTTCGCCGCAACCGCTTCGGCCCGGACCGCATGGTCTTTCGCCCGCCGGATCAGGGGGCGAGGGGCCCCGGCTTTCAGGGCGTGTTTGTCGAGCGCGCCGGCCGCCCCAGCTCACAGCATCCTTCCGGCCCGCCTCCCGATGCGACCCCGGATGGGGCCACCCTGCACCGGATGCGCGAGGCCTTTCTGATCAACAGCCTGCCGCCCGGTTTTAATGAGCAGATCACCTTCCCCGCCTTTCGGGCGGCGATGCAACTTCCGGACGGGCGCTACCGCAGCCTGATCCCGCCGCGGCAGTTCCCGGAACCGTGGCAGGTCAGTCTGCTGCTGGGCTTTCTGCTGACCGCTGCCCTGATTGCCCCTTTGGCCTGGCTTCTGTCACGCCGCCTGACCCAACCGATCGCGGCCTTGGCCGAAGGGGCTGCCAAGCTCGAATTCGACCGCGCCGCCGAACCGCTGAAAGAAAGCGGGCCGGCGGAGGTGCGCCGGGCGACGCAGGTGCTGAACGCCATGCAGGTGCGTATCCGTCAGCACGTCGAAAGCCGCACCGCCGTCATTGCCGCCATCGCCCACGATCTGAAAACCCCGCTGGCGAGGCTTCGGCTGCGTATCGAAACCCTCCCCGCCAAAGAGCGCGATAAGATCGCTCAGGACATTGCCCATATGGACAGCCTGATCCGTTCCGCCATGACCTTTGCCTCGGCAGACAAGATGGCGCAGAACGTGGTGCGGCTTGATCTGAGCGCCTTGGCCGAAAGCCTCGCCGAGGACATGGCCGATCTGCACAATATCGAGACGGGTCCGATAGAACCCGGCCTCACCGTCATGGCCGACAGCATCGCCATGAAGCGCATTCTGTGCAACCTGTTTGAAAACGCGCACCGTTATGCAGGCGGTTCGCGCCTCAGCGTGCAGCGTGACGGCGATCAGGTTGTGGTGACCCTCAGCGACGACGGCCCCGGCGTACCTGACGAGGCGCTGGAGGCGGTGTTTGAGCCGTTCCATCGGCTGGAATCCTCACGCAACCGCGATACCGGCGGTGCGGGACTTGGGCTCAGCGTCGCCCGCGCTCTGGCCGAAGCGCATCAGGGCACCTTAACCCTGCGCAATCGCGTCACAGACGGTCGTGTCGAAGGGCTGGACGCCCTGCTGACCCTACCGTTAGCCTGA
- the gap gene encoding type I glyceraldehyde-3-phosphate dehydrogenase, with translation MTLRVAINGFGRIGRLVLRSIIENNRTDIEVVSINDLGPVETNAHLLRYDSVHGKFPAEVKVDGDSLIITANGKTYAPIKVTAIKNPAELPHAALKVDIAMECTGIFTSKEKASAHLEAGAKKVIISAPGDNADKTIVYGVNHDTLTAEDTVISNASCTTNCLSPVAKVLSDLCGIERGYMTTIHSYTGDQPTLDTMHKDLYRARAAALSMIPTSTGAAKAVGLVLPHLKGKLDGSSIRVPTPNVSVVDLKIVPSRPVTVEEVNAAIIAAADGPMKGVLAYTDEPLVSSDFNHNPASSTFALKQTQVIDGQFVRILTWYDNEWGFSTRMSDTAVALGKFL, from the coding sequence ATGACTTTACGTGTGGCGATTAACGGATTTGGTCGTATTGGCCGTCTGGTTCTGCGTTCGATCATCGAGAACAACCGTACCGACATCGAAGTGGTGTCGATCAACGATCTCGGCCCGGTCGAAACCAACGCCCACCTGCTGCGTTACGACTCCGTGCATGGCAAGTTCCCGGCCGAAGTCAAGGTCGATGGCGACAGCCTGATCATCACCGCCAATGGCAAGACCTATGCCCCGATCAAGGTGACGGCAATCAAGAACCCGGCCGAGCTGCCGCACGCCGCGCTCAAGGTCGATATCGCCATGGAATGCACCGGCATCTTCACCTCGAAGGAAAAGGCCTCGGCCCACCTCGAAGCCGGTGCCAAGAAGGTTATCATTTCGGCTCCCGGCGACAATGCCGACAAGACCATCGTCTATGGCGTCAACCACGACACCCTGACCGCTGAAGACACCGTGATCTCCAACGCCTCGTGCACCACCAACTGCCTGTCGCCAGTGGCCAAGGTCCTGTCGGATCTGTGCGGCATCGAACGCGGCTACATGACGACGATCCACTCCTATACGGGTGATCAGCCGACACTCGACACCATGCACAAGGACCTCTACCGCGCCCGCGCCGCGGCGCTGAGCATGATCCCGACCTCGACCGGGGCCGCCAAGGCCGTGGGCCTCGTCCTGCCGCACCTGAAGGGCAAGCTGGACGGTTCGTCGATCCGCGTGCCGACCCCAAACGTCTCGGTGGTGGACCTCAAGATTGTACCGTCGCGCCCAGTAACGGTCGAAGAGGTCAATGCCGCCATTATCGCCGCCGCCGACGGCCCGATGAAGGGCGTCCTCGCCTATACCGATGAGCCGCTGGTGTCTTCGGACTTCAACCACAACCCGGCCTCCTCGACCTTCGCGCTCAAGCAGACGCAGGTCATCGACGGTCAGTTCGTGCGCATCCTGACCTGGTACGACAATGAGTGGGGTTTCTCGACCCGCATGTCAGACACTGCCGTCGCTCTTGGCAAGTTCCTGTAA